From the Oceanidesulfovibrio indonesiensis genome, one window contains:
- a CDS encoding flavodoxin family protein — protein sequence MYAVAINGSPRKNGNTQTLLEKVLTPLQEAGWETELVQVGGRNVRGCIACYKCFENKDQRCAVNNDEFNDVQEKIVRADAIIMGSPTYFADVSAECKAVLDRCGLVSIANGGLLRGKIGAGVVAVRRGGATHVLDSINHMYLMSEMIVPGSTYWNMGYGMNKGEVAGDEEGMHNMEHLGKVIDWLAKATAPHRDSYPIGRGEV from the coding sequence ATGTATGCAGTGGCCATCAACGGCAGCCCGCGCAAAAACGGCAACACGCAGACGCTGCTCGAAAAGGTGCTGACTCCGCTACAGGAGGCTGGCTGGGAAACCGAGCTTGTCCAGGTGGGCGGCCGTAATGTGCGCGGCTGCATTGCCTGCTACAAGTGCTTCGAGAACAAGGACCAGCGTTGCGCCGTGAACAACGACGAGTTCAACGATGTTCAGGAGAAGATCGTTCGCGCCGACGCCATAATCATGGGCTCGCCCACCTACTTTGCCGACGTCAGCGCAGAGTGCAAGGCCGTGCTCGATCGTTGCGGTCTCGTCTCCATCGCAAACGGCGGCCTTCTGCGCGGCAAGATCGGCGCCGGCGTGGTGGCTGTCCGCCGCGGCGGCGCGACGCACGTGCTGGACTCCATCAACCACATGTACCTCATGTCCGAGATGATCGTGCCCGGCTCAACCTACTGGAACATGGGCTACGGCATGAACAAGGGCGAAGTTGCCGGCGACGAGGAAGGCATGCACAACATGGAGCATCTGGGCAAGGTCATCGACTGGCTGGCCAAGGCCACGGCGCCACATCGCGACTCCTATCCCATCGGCCGCGGCGAGGTATAA
- the tpiA gene encoding triose-phosphate isomerase, protein MKKLMAANWKMYKTSAGAEQTARSLVQAVAADLPGDREVMVFPPFTAIASVVEAFAGNENFIVGGQNCYPADEGAFTGEISPRMLLDLGCRSVLTGHSERRHILGESDEFVGKKTAFAVQSGLHTVLCIGETLEQRESGKLAEVLARQLKSGLGELENGVNQEVLSVAYEPVWAIGTGKTAGPPEISEAHGLVREILQDILPNTGAAIRILYGGSVKPGNIGEIISLDNVEGVLVGGASLQADSFSQIVLG, encoded by the coding sequence ATGAAAAAGCTCATGGCCGCCAACTGGAAGATGTACAAGACCTCGGCAGGCGCAGAACAGACGGCCCGAAGCCTCGTGCAGGCCGTCGCAGCGGATTTGCCCGGAGACCGCGAGGTCATGGTCTTCCCGCCGTTCACCGCTATCGCCAGTGTGGTGGAGGCCTTTGCGGGCAACGAGAACTTCATAGTAGGCGGACAAAACTGCTACCCTGCGGACGAAGGCGCCTTTACCGGCGAGATATCCCCACGCATGCTCCTGGACCTCGGTTGCCGCAGCGTGCTCACCGGCCATTCCGAGCGTCGGCATATTCTGGGCGAATCTGATGAGTTCGTAGGAAAGAAGACAGCCTTTGCCGTGCAGTCGGGTTTGCATACGGTGCTCTGCATCGGCGAGACCCTGGAGCAACGCGAATCCGGCAAACTTGCCGAGGTGCTCGCGCGGCAGTTGAAATCCGGCCTGGGCGAGTTGGAGAACGGCGTGAACCAGGAGGTCCTTTCCGTTGCTTATGAACCCGTGTGGGCCATCGGCACGGGCAAGACCGCAGGACCGCCGGAAATCTCCGAAGCACACGGCCTGGTTCGTGAAATTCTGCAGGATATTCTGCCGAATACCGGCGCCGCCATCCGCATTCTGTACGGCGGCAGCGTGAAGCCGGGAAATATCGGCGAGATCATTTCCCTTGACAATGTCGAAGGTGTCCTGGTAGGAGGCGCCTCCTTGCAGGCAGATAGTTTTAGCCAGATCGTTCTCGGCTAA
- a CDS encoding GAF domain-containing protein codes for MDERSYLERLLSIVCSVFDAYSVVLYMHDKHSGEFRIAAHFSLGDHVLTDSVAEPGKGFVGWIVRNRQPLLINNVDKKKGKLGYYQPDVETTIKAFMGCPLKRGQGVICLDSKRTFCFSEKDQKILHLFADFLLDIHERFELARASQNQFQHYHCLQLIHAMRKNIKRWPDFLSKFLALMSDAAGFEHSFLAARDPNGDRYYIEGAHVSMMSDKMAETHLDMSVGLVGFVFRNGQPVITGEGDGSSCTPLFGKAVKTQPMKSVLLLPLTFQKQVRGVLGLSSPSAQPIDDDLKTFCMMASEQLALFLENLYLRSKLQESEAYARNLQDSYNNSSGAAPARGA; via the coding sequence ATGGATGAACGAAGCTACCTGGAACGACTCCTGAGCATCGTCTGCAGCGTGTTCGATGCGTACTCCGTAGTGCTCTATATGCACGACAAGCATTCGGGAGAGTTCCGCATCGCGGCGCATTTCAGTCTCGGGGACCATGTGCTCACGGATTCTGTAGCCGAACCCGGCAAGGGGTTCGTCGGCTGGATTGTGCGCAACCGGCAGCCGTTGCTCATCAATAACGTGGACAAGAAGAAGGGCAAGCTCGGTTATTACCAGCCGGATGTGGAGACAACCATCAAGGCCTTCATGGGCTGTCCGCTCAAGCGCGGACAGGGCGTCATCTGTCTGGATTCCAAACGGACGTTCTGTTTCAGCGAGAAGGACCAGAAGATCCTCCACCTGTTCGCCGATTTTCTGCTCGACATCCACGAACGGTTCGAACTCGCACGGGCCAGCCAGAACCAGTTTCAGCACTACCACTGCCTGCAGCTCATCCACGCCATGCGCAAGAACATCAAACGCTGGCCGGATTTCCTGTCCAAATTCCTGGCTCTCATGAGCGACGCCGCCGGGTTCGAGCATTCCTTCCTCGCCGCCCGCGACCCCAATGGGGACCGGTACTATATCGAAGGCGCGCATGTGTCGATGATGTCCGACAAGATGGCCGAGACGCATCTTGACATGAGCGTAGGCCTGGTGGGATTCGTGTTCCGCAACGGCCAGCCCGTCATAACGGGCGAGGGGGACGGCTCCAGCTGTACACCCTTGTTCGGCAAGGCGGTGAAGACCCAGCCCATGAAGAGCGTGCTGCTTTTGCCGCTGACATTCCAGAAACAGGTACGCGGCGTGCTTGGTCTGTCCAGCCCGTCGGCTCAGCCCATCGACGACGACCTGAAAACATTCTGCATGATGGCGTCGGAGCAACTGGCGTTGTTCCTCGAAAATCTGTATCTGAGAAGTAAACTGCAGGAGTCCGAGGCATATGCACGGAATCTGCAGGATTCATACAACAATTCCTCCGGAGCGGCTCCGGCTAGAGGCGCGTGA
- the secG gene encoding preprotein translocase subunit SecG, with amino-acid sequence MALHIVACLVLVAVVLLQSGKEGMGVIFGGGSSSLFGSSGAGGLLAKVTAAVAAIFLMTSLGYNIITSPTTVEKSVMDEAPQSQPLSFEEMGANATNGQEEDTVQDETETPAAEQASETDEQQGDFFEEPTAPEAAPAETSTNGENATQ; translated from the coding sequence TTGGCTTTACATATCGTCGCCTGCCTCGTGCTCGTCGCGGTGGTGCTCCTCCAGTCCGGAAAGGAAGGAATGGGCGTCATCTTCGGCGGAGGGTCGAGCTCCCTGTTCGGTTCCTCCGGAGCAGGCGGACTTCTCGCCAAGGTTACGGCTGCCGTGGCTGCGATCTTCCTGATGACCTCGCTTGGTTACAATATCATCACGAGCCCGACCACGGTCGAGAAGAGCGTGATGGACGAGGCTCCGCAAAGCCAGCCCCTCTCCTTCGAGGAAATGGGCGCCAATGCAACCAACGGGCAGGAAGAAGACACAGTTCAGGACGAGACGGAGACGCCTGCTGCCGAGCAGGCCTCTGAAACGGATGAACAACAGGGCGACTTCTTCGAAGAGCCGACAGCTCCCGAAGCCGCCCCGGCGGAAACCTCCACGAACGGAGAGAACGCCACCCAGTAG
- a CDS encoding PEGA domain-containing protein: MRTIFFCFSLYACSLFVVLPAIAQQNGTIVIETTPSDALVRIMNISPPYEEGMALEPGVYDIEVSKEGYVTERKDVTVAAGTENRFTFTLAEAPPEGTLIVETEPADAQVRIMNIRPAYEEGISLQEGEYRLNISKPGYKTISETVTLKGGEENRFSYTLESAAPEPVTAPEVSTETPDESTRETPAESSPESSAEAEQEPGANATVGTLTVNTDPEGATVRILNIKPPYVDGMELEPGMYALEISHPGYVTQAQDYTVEAGTENTVTVTLAPESHVDEQLALISSESAQEDAPAMDVMYEETFANNENGWYETESSKVDIAVQDGHYHIAHKDDAQGWIAWNKAEFDPESDFAIEAIFHKIDGVLDYGYGLIWGVTNQGTAYHSFRISGNGLYSYRQENEGQITTVIDWTPNGSIAPGLGAVNTIHIRRQGDTLEFWVNGRLVDSTPYVKPAGTMVGFKVDNHQTVDVVSLKVGAPQ; the protein is encoded by the coding sequence ATGCGAACTATATTCTTCTGCTTTTCCCTTTACGCCTGTTCCCTGTTCGTCGTTCTGCCTGCCATCGCGCAACAGAACGGCACCATCGTCATAGAGACCACGCCCTCGGACGCGCTGGTGCGCATCATGAATATTTCACCGCCATATGAAGAAGGTATGGCGCTCGAACCCGGTGTCTATGATATCGAGGTGTCCAAGGAAGGATACGTCACGGAGCGCAAAGACGTTACGGTGGCGGCCGGCACGGAGAACCGTTTTACCTTCACGCTTGCCGAGGCGCCTCCTGAAGGCACGCTGATTGTGGAAACCGAACCGGCCGACGCCCAGGTGCGCATCATGAACATCCGGCCTGCATACGAAGAAGGCATCTCACTGCAAGAGGGTGAGTACAGGCTCAATATTTCCAAACCCGGTTACAAGACCATCAGCGAGACCGTGACTCTGAAAGGCGGAGAGGAAAACCGGTTTTCCTACACGCTGGAATCCGCTGCTCCGGAACCCGTGACTGCGCCTGAGGTTTCGACCGAAACCCCAGACGAATCGACGCGGGAAACGCCGGCTGAATCCTCGCCGGAATCCTCGGCCGAGGCAGAGCAAGAGCCTGGCGCCAATGCGACCGTTGGCACGCTTACAGTGAATACCGACCCCGAAGGGGCCACGGTGCGCATTCTGAATATCAAGCCGCCCTATGTGGATGGCATGGAGCTGGAGCCAGGAATGTACGCCCTGGAGATTTCCCACCCCGGTTACGTCACCCAGGCACAGGATTATACGGTGGAAGCGGGTACCGAAAACACGGTGACCGTAACCCTTGCACCGGAATCTCATGTTGACGAACAACTTGCTCTTATTTCTTCAGAATCTGCACAAGAGGATGCCCCGGCCATGGATGTCATGTACGAGGAGACATTCGCGAACAATGAAAACGGCTGGTACGAGACTGAGTCGTCCAAGGTGGACATCGCGGTGCAGGACGGGCACTACCACATTGCGCACAAGGACGACGCCCAAGGCTGGATCGCCTGGAACAAAGCCGAGTTCGATCCTGAAAGTGATTTCGCAATCGAAGCGATTTTCCATAAAATAGATGGCGTGCTGGACTACGGCTACGGCCTCATTTGGGGCGTCACCAACCAGGGCACGGCCTACCACAGCTTCCGCATCAGCGGGAACGGCCTGTACAGCTACCGTCAGGAAAATGAAGGACAGATCACCACGGTCATCGACTGGACGCCGAACGGGTCCATCGCACCCGGCCTGGGGGCGGTCAATACCATCCATATCCGACGCCAGGGCGATACGCTGGAGTTCTGGGTGAACGGCAGACTCGTGGACTCCACGCCGTACGTAAAGCCGGCCGGAACCATGGTCGGATTCAAGGTGGACAACCACCAGACCGTGGATGTGGTGAGTCTGAAGGTGGGCGCACCGCAATAG
- a CDS encoding NUDIX hydrolase, which translates to MPDTKKTHRAGAHIGPSHGTLEALFEHSATDNRVELVEVVDETDTPFAVMPLTSAIEQSLFRRAVLVLVYDRQGRLYLQRRSRSKSLYPGRLDLSATGHVRAGESREDAAARELLEELGLSGRRLTLLASVEATHHTSYAFVSLFSAGKVNEEPQPSSDETEGGFFVDAEELAALVQEFREQLTPGMVYFWERGMLFPKP; encoded by the coding sequence ATGCCTGATACCAAAAAAACACACAGGGCCGGCGCTCACATCGGACCTTCCCACGGCACCCTGGAAGCCCTCTTCGAGCACTCGGCAACCGACAACCGGGTCGAGCTCGTGGAGGTGGTCGATGAGACGGACACGCCCTTCGCCGTCATGCCGCTGACAAGCGCCATCGAGCAATCCCTCTTCCGCCGCGCCGTGCTCGTGCTGGTTTACGACCGCCAGGGCCGGCTTTATCTGCAACGCCGCAGCCGGAGCAAATCCCTGTATCCGGGCCGGCTGGACCTTTCCGCCACAGGCCATGTCCGCGCCGGCGAATCCCGCGAAGATGCTGCGGCCCGGGAGTTGCTGGAAGAGCTGGGCCTGAGCGGAAGGCGGCTCACCCTTCTGGCCTCCGTGGAAGCAACCCATCACACAAGCTACGCCTTCGTCAGCCTTTTCTCCGCAGGCAAGGTGAATGAGGAGCCACAGCCTTCTTCCGATGAGACCGAGGGCGGCTTTTTCGTGGATGCCGAGGAACTCGCCGCACTTGTCCAGGAATTTCGGGAGCAGCTCACCCCCGGCATGGTCTACTTTTGGGAGCGCGGCATGTTGTTCCCGAAACCCTGA
- the rimI gene encoding ribosomal protein S18-alanine N-acetyltransferase → MTAAEATFRRLDAHDLPDLLELERSCFSCPWDERQYALAFEQRICHVFGLFVPGDQIIPGVGGLREHLVAYATVYILPPEMEILNIAVADSVRRQGYGTRLLRLVLQIAAKMGIQRTFLEVRKNNVAAHALYRSAGFETVGVRSGYYPDTGEDALLMRLDMDAGYAEIDPAKRDMDQGDDIE, encoded by the coding sequence ATGACAGCCGCAGAAGCCACTTTCCGCAGACTGGACGCGCATGACCTGCCAGATCTCCTGGAATTGGAACGGTCGTGCTTTTCCTGTCCGTGGGACGAGCGGCAGTACGCTCTCGCATTCGAGCAGCGCATCTGCCACGTTTTTGGTTTGTTCGTCCCTGGGGACCAAATTATACCCGGCGTTGGCGGCCTCAGGGAACACCTTGTCGCGTATGCTACCGTATACATACTCCCGCCGGAGATGGAAATCCTCAACATCGCTGTGGCAGACTCCGTTCGCAGGCAGGGGTATGGCACGAGGCTTCTGCGGCTTGTCTTGCAAATAGCCGCCAAAATGGGCATACAAAGGACGTTTCTGGAAGTGCGTAAAAACAACGTCGCGGCTCATGCGCTTTACAGGAGCGCGGGTTTCGAGACCGTCGGCGTACGTTCCGGATATTATCCGGACACGGGCGAGGACGCCCTGCTGATGCGGCTCGATATGGATGCGGGATATGCGGAAATTGACCCCGCGAAACGCGACATGGACCAAGGAGACGACATCGAATGA
- a CDS encoding rod shape-determining protein, with protein MGFNRLFGFLGKDLAMDLGTANTLLYTPRKGIVLNEPSVVAFEKATSKVLAVGTEAKELMGRAPETVSTVRPLKDGVIADFDVTKAMISFFIRKVIRGLRFVKPRIVICVPTGITQVEKRAVIESALESGARDVRLIEEPMAAAIGADTPIHEPVGNMVVDIGGGTTEVAVISLSAVAYSESVRMAGDGMNLTIQRFFQDEHRLIIGENMAEKVKIGVGSAYTLPEPLKMTVPGKDLIQGGPKSVVVTDAQIREALKEPVKVIVRAVRKSLEKTPPELVVDVGQNGMLLAGGGALLKGLDQLITRNTGIKVIVDSDPLTTVVRGTGRTIEERGSFDMVYIN; from the coding sequence ATGGGATTCAACCGCTTGTTCGGATTTCTCGGCAAAGACCTGGCCATGGACCTCGGCACGGCCAACACGCTTCTGTACACCCCGCGCAAAGGAATCGTCCTCAACGAACCCTCCGTCGTTGCCTTTGAAAAGGCCACCAGCAAGGTGCTGGCCGTGGGGACCGAAGCCAAGGAGCTGATGGGCCGTGCGCCGGAAACCGTCTCCACCGTGCGTCCGCTCAAGGACGGAGTCATTGCCGATTTCGACGTCACCAAAGCCATGATTTCGTTCTTCATTCGCAAGGTCATCCGGGGCTTGCGTTTCGTCAAGCCGCGCATCGTCATCTGTGTGCCCACGGGAATCACCCAAGTGGAAAAACGCGCGGTCATCGAGTCGGCCCTGGAATCCGGCGCCCGCGACGTCCGGCTCATCGAGGAGCCCATGGCCGCGGCCATCGGCGCGGACACCCCCATACACGAGCCCGTTGGCAATATGGTGGTGGACATCGGCGGCGGCACGACCGAAGTCGCTGTCATCTCCCTTTCCGCCGTGGCGTACTCCGAGTCCGTGCGCATGGCCGGCGACGGCATGAACCTCACCATCCAGCGCTTTTTTCAGGACGAGCACCGGCTGATCATCGGCGAGAACATGGCCGAGAAGGTGAAGATCGGCGTGGGCTCCGCGTACACTTTGCCCGAACCGCTCAAAATGACGGTGCCCGGCAAAGACCTCATCCAGGGCGGTCCCAAATCCGTCGTTGTGACAGACGCTCAGATTCGCGAAGCGCTCAAGGAGCCGGTCAAGGTCATCGTACGCGCTGTGCGTAAATCATTGGAAAAGACTCCGCCCGAACTTGTGGTGGACGTGGGCCAGAACGGCATGCTCCTGGCCGGGGGCGGCGCGCTGCTCAAGGGGCTGGACCAGCTCATCACCCGCAACACGGGCATCAAGGTTATCGTGGATTCTGACCCACTGACTACGGTAGTGCGCGGCACAGGCCGGACCATCGAGGAGAGAGGCTCTTTCGACATGGTCTATATCAACTGA
- the lysA gene encoding diaminopimelate decarboxylase — protein sequence MHFFEHRDGELYAENLRVTDLVEEFGSPLYIYSAKTFRRHFEAFDSAFSGLDHLTCYSVKANSNLCILKLLADMGAGMDIVSGGELHRALAAGVDPSKIVYSGVGKRAYEIEQALAADILMFNVESLAELEKIDEIAGLVGKTARISLRINPDVDPKTHPYIATGLKKAKFGLDIESSLEGYKKAKELKHIDPVGIDCHIGSQLTSIDPFLEALDKIMAFRDKLTAMGLDIRYLDLGGGLGITYDEEEPPHPSAFGEALTQVLADQSLKVILEPGRVIAGNAGIMVTEVLYTKGGETKEFVIVDGAMNDLVRPSLYDSFHRIGEVTPKGRPERVVDVVGPICESGDFLARGRTLPGVGSGELLAVYSAGAYGFTMSSNYNSRPRAAEVIVDGDQAHLARRRETYEDLIACEKGCLDSM from the coding sequence ATGCACTTCTTCGAACATCGAGACGGCGAGCTCTATGCCGAGAACCTGCGCGTGACCGACCTTGTCGAAGAATTCGGGTCTCCATTATACATCTACTCGGCCAAAACGTTCCGCCGCCATTTCGAGGCCTTCGATTCCGCCTTCTCCGGTCTCGACCACCTGACCTGCTACTCGGTAAAAGCCAACTCCAACCTCTGCATCCTCAAGCTTCTGGCCGACATGGGCGCAGGCATGGACATCGTCTCCGGCGGAGAGCTGCATCGCGCCCTGGCCGCAGGCGTCGATCCGTCCAAGATCGTGTACTCCGGAGTGGGTAAACGGGCTTACGAGATCGAGCAGGCCCTGGCCGCGGATATCCTCATGTTCAACGTGGAATCCCTGGCCGAGCTGGAGAAGATCGACGAGATAGCCGGCCTCGTGGGCAAGACGGCGCGCATCAGCCTGCGCATCAACCCGGACGTGGACCCAAAAACCCACCCTTACATCGCCACCGGTCTGAAGAAGGCGAAATTCGGTCTGGATATCGAATCCTCCCTCGAAGGATACAAAAAAGCCAAGGAGCTGAAGCACATCGATCCCGTGGGCATCGACTGCCACATCGGCTCGCAGCTCACCTCCATCGATCCGTTCCTCGAAGCCCTGGATAAAATCATGGCCTTCCGCGACAAGCTCACGGCCATGGGGCTGGATATCAGGTATCTGGACTTGGGCGGGGGCCTCGGCATCACATACGACGAGGAAGAGCCGCCACACCCCTCTGCCTTCGGCGAGGCGCTCACCCAGGTCCTGGCCGACCAGTCCCTGAAGGTCATTTTGGAGCCGGGCCGCGTCATCGCGGGCAACGCCGGCATCATGGTGACCGAGGTTCTCTACACCAAGGGCGGCGAAACCAAGGAATTCGTCATCGTGGACGGCGCCATGAACGACCTGGTGCGCCCTTCGCTCTACGACTCTTTCCACCGCATCGGCGAGGTCACGCCCAAGGGGAGGCCCGAACGGGTGGTGGATGTCGTCGGCCCAATCTGCGAATCCGGCGATTTCCTGGCCCGGGGACGCACACTGCCTGGCGTGGGATCCGGCGAGCTCCTGGCCGTGTACTCGGCAGGCGCTTACGGTTTCACCATGAGCTCCAACTACAACTCGCGGCCCCGAGCGGCCGAGGTCATCGTGGACGGGGACCAGGCCCATCTGGCCCGCCGCCGGGAAACCTATGAGGATCTGATCGCCTGCGAAAAAGGTTGCCTGGATTCGATGTAG
- a CDS encoding inositol monophosphatase family protein has translation MNIDLSHIALQLETAVREAGGIIRTQWNEPRRIQHKGRIDLVTQTDIAVEKALQESLSRILPEADFLGEESAESLDVDGLTWVVDPLDGTTNYAHKLPFVATSVALWTGEEVGVGAIFNPILEEMFIAVRGQGAFRNGERIHVTDTDSLQDGLVATGFPYDADQQAGRIAVWLEKVLARSRGVRRYGSAALDLAYLSCGNYDAYYEINLKPWDLAAGWLLVEEAGGRVSEFDPNAPFSLFSSSVLATNGPLHETMRELLV, from the coding sequence GTGAACATCGATCTTTCGCACATCGCTTTGCAACTGGAAACCGCCGTGCGCGAAGCCGGCGGAATAATCCGCACACAGTGGAACGAACCCCGGCGCATTCAGCACAAGGGCCGCATCGACCTTGTCACCCAGACAGACATAGCCGTGGAAAAAGCGTTGCAGGAGAGCCTTTCTCGCATCCTGCCCGAAGCGGACTTTCTGGGCGAAGAGAGCGCGGAGTCCCTGGATGTGGACGGGCTGACGTGGGTGGTTGATCCTCTGGACGGCACCACCAACTACGCACACAAACTGCCGTTCGTAGCCACCTCCGTGGCGCTGTGGACCGGCGAAGAAGTCGGAGTTGGCGCAATATTTAATCCGATACTTGAAGAAATGTTCATTGCCGTGCGGGGGCAGGGCGCTTTTCGCAATGGCGAGCGTATCCATGTGACGGACACGGATTCGCTGCAGGATGGGCTGGTTGCTACCGGATTTCCTTACGATGCGGACCAACAGGCCGGGCGCATCGCGGTGTGGCTGGAAAAAGTTCTGGCAAGAAGCCGCGGCGTGCGGCGTTATGGCTCGGCAGCGTTGGATCTCGCTTATCTGTCCTGCGGCAATTACGACGCCTATTATGAGATAAACCTTAAACCGTGGGATCTTGCGGCCGGCTGGTTGCTGGTGGAAGAGGCCGGCGGCCGGGTGAGCGAGTTCGATCCGAACGCGCCGTTCTCGCTGTTCTCGTCCTCGGTGCTGGCCACCAACGGCCCCCTGCACGAAACCATGCGTGAATTGCTCGTGTGA